A genomic segment from Alistipes senegalensis JC50 encodes:
- a CDS encoding zinc ribbon domain-containing protein, with translation MIFCQSCGMPMTTPEHFGAETDGSPSSETIKRKGKALEIGSEHNSMQRSEIINPCSRRTTRTAAGRF, from the coding sequence ATGATTTTCTGCCAAAGCTGCGGCATGCCTATGACAACCCCGGAACATTTCGGCGCCGAAACCGACGGAAGTCCCAGCTCCGAAACGATCAAAAGAAAGGGCAAGGCGCTCGAAATCGGCTCGGAGCATAATTCCATGCAGCGTTCCGAGATCATCAATCCGTGTTCACGCCGGACGACACGCACCGCTGCGGGGAGATTCTGA
- a CDS encoding endonuclease/exonuclease/phosphatase family protein, with translation MMRNLILFLLLGCIGCVSGKSCELRVFQLNIWGDATVVPGAFDALTDEIVRLDAHIVALCEVNNHHGVTSERLVEALKRRGQTWYGASGRCTGVQGTDVCVLSKYPIKEVVTGLSTVPGGVDMKVRIDVGGRDVLLYPAHLDYTHYACYLPRGYDGVTWKKLSAPDGNPEAVLRMNRASTRDEAVAAFLEEVARERADLILLAGDFNEPSHLDWTDATCGMWDHNGCVVPWDCSVRLYDAGFRDVYRVLHPDPATHPGFTYPADNPATAVEKLTWAPDADERDRIDFIYYLPGGVFVPKRVEVVGPSSSIVRSERVREMGEDAFIEPLGVWPTDHKGVLATFALGGE, from the coding sequence ATGATGCGCAATCTGATTCTTTTCCTGCTGTTAGGCTGTATCGGCTGCGTCAGCGGAAAATCTTGCGAACTGCGGGTGTTTCAACTCAACATCTGGGGCGACGCTACGGTCGTGCCGGGGGCTTTCGATGCCCTGACTGATGAGATCGTCCGCCTCGATGCGCATATTGTCGCTTTGTGTGAAGTCAACAACCATCATGGGGTTACTTCCGAACGGTTGGTCGAAGCGTTGAAACGGCGGGGACAGACGTGGTACGGAGCTTCGGGACGTTGTACCGGGGTACAGGGAACCGATGTCTGTGTGTTGTCGAAATATCCGATCAAAGAGGTCGTAACGGGGCTATCCACGGTTCCGGGCGGTGTCGATATGAAGGTGCGCATAGATGTCGGGGGCCGCGACGTACTGCTCTATCCGGCCCATTTGGACTATACGCATTACGCCTGCTACCTGCCGCGCGGTTATGACGGCGTTACGTGGAAGAAATTGTCGGCTCCGGACGGCAATCCGGAGGCTGTTTTGCGGATGAACCGTGCGTCTACACGCGACGAAGCCGTCGCGGCGTTTCTCGAAGAGGTTGCCCGCGAGCGGGCCGACCTGATCCTGCTCGCCGGGGATTTCAACGAGCCGTCGCACCTGGACTGGACCGATGCGACGTGCGGAATGTGGGATCACAACGGTTGCGTCGTTCCCTGGGACTGCTCCGTGCGGCTCTATGACGCCGGATTCCGCGACGTGTACCGGGTGCTTCATCCCGATCCGGCGACGCATCCGGGCTTCACCTATCCCGCTGACAATCCGGCGACGGCGGTCGAAAAACTGACATGGGCTCCCGATGCCGACGAGCGGGACCGCATCGACTTCATCTATTACCTGCCGGGCGGGGTTTTCGTGCCGAAGCGAGTCGAGGTCGTGGGGCCGTCGTCGTCGATCGTGCGGAGCGAGCGGGTTCGCGAGATGGGCGAAGATGCGTTCATCGAACCGCTCGGCGTCTGGCCTACGGATCATAAGGGCGTGTTGGCGACTTTCGCACTTGGCGGGGAATAA
- a CDS encoding S8 family serine peptidase produces the protein MKRLLLIGCLFAAFACTKEPAELSGGSGPNPPRIVGTPTSELALKGEISIKLTPEMAQAVAVAQAQLPATRSGAVTRSGVGTIDELLNEIGAGRFERIVAYNPDWEEIYDETGMNRWYSVSFDESVDLGQIGSRFAALPGVAVVEYQINPRYIRPMSVGPAIPASGDNLCKMGGTRAAAAMNDPLLEYQWHYDNPGPNRHFDQPKAGADINLLDAWQLCTGSEDIIVAVIDEPVQTDHPDLKANIWSNPKNSQEHGFNFWDNSSVLDWKTPAKEEDGTESYADHGTHVAGVIAAVNNNGRGVCGIAGGRSNQGGVKIMSCQIMGNSEGAKTSNKNVKAFEYAWTNGAVIAQNSWGYLLEDSDGNPIPPEQFEKEWNQGFGSMRDAIDTFIRGAAAKNPDSPLQGGLVIFAAGNDGDVYGDAAVYPAAYGPVIAVGSMDWGFRPAYYTDYGSWVDITAPGGDAYTAQSVIDKKYYTNGMVMSTILCDDTMDYQDGRKDDDYWYGYGFMQGTSMACPHVSGVAALGLAYAAQNGKKYTPSEFKALLLSSVYGIDDYFTGSKRGDGVIVPDLSVYKNKMGGGCIDALKLLLAIKGTPAIYVKTGEAATVDFARYFGGDKSVVALESAKFASPSNLGIGSSSAVFNGTKITFECSKTGTSLLTITAKAGDTTIEREFAIVSRPSLAGNGGWL, from the coding sequence ATGAAGAGATTGCTACTCATCGGATGTCTGTTTGCGGCGTTTGCATGTACGAAAGAACCGGCGGAACTCTCCGGCGGCTCCGGCCCGAACCCTCCCCGGATCGTCGGGACCCCTACCTCCGAACTCGCCCTGAAAGGGGAGATCTCCATAAAGCTCACGCCCGAAATGGCGCAGGCTGTCGCGGTTGCGCAGGCGCAGCTGCCCGCCACCCGCAGCGGAGCCGTGACGCGATCGGGCGTCGGCACGATCGACGAGCTGCTGAATGAGATCGGCGCTGGGCGTTTCGAGCGCATCGTCGCCTACAATCCCGATTGGGAGGAGATTTACGACGAAACCGGCATGAACCGTTGGTACAGCGTTTCGTTCGACGAAAGTGTCGATCTCGGACAAATCGGCAGCCGTTTTGCCGCGCTGCCTGGCGTCGCTGTCGTGGAGTACCAGATCAATCCGAGATACATCCGCCCGATGAGCGTCGGCCCGGCCATTCCGGCTTCCGGGGACAATCTCTGCAAAATGGGCGGAACACGTGCCGCGGCGGCGATGAACGATCCTTTGCTGGAGTATCAGTGGCATTACGACAATCCGGGCCCGAATCGGCATTTCGATCAGCCGAAGGCGGGTGCCGACATCAATCTGCTCGATGCCTGGCAGCTCTGCACCGGCAGTGAGGATATTATCGTGGCGGTGATCGACGAGCCCGTGCAGACCGACCATCCCGACTTGAAGGCCAACATCTGGAGCAATCCGAAAAATTCGCAGGAACACGGCTTCAATTTCTGGGACAACTCCTCGGTGCTCGACTGGAAGACGCCCGCCAAGGAGGAGGACGGCACGGAGAGCTATGCCGATCACGGGACGCATGTGGCCGGTGTGATCGCCGCCGTGAACAACAACGGACGGGGCGTCTGCGGCATTGCCGGCGGCCGGAGCAATCAGGGCGGCGTGAAGATCATGTCCTGTCAGATCATGGGGAACAGCGAGGGGGCCAAAACCTCCAACAAGAACGTCAAGGCGTTCGAATATGCCTGGACCAACGGTGCGGTTATCGCCCAGAACAGCTGGGGGTATCTGCTGGAAGACAGCGACGGCAATCCGATACCTCCGGAGCAATTCGAAAAGGAGTGGAATCAGGGCTTCGGGTCGATGCGCGATGCGATCGACACGTTTATCCGGGGTGCGGCGGCCAAGAATCCGGATTCCCCGTTGCAGGGCGGACTGGTGATCTTTGCGGCCGGCAACGACGGCGATGTTTACGGGGACGCTGCGGTCTATCCGGCGGCTTACGGTCCGGTCATTGCCGTCGGTTCGATGGATTGGGGCTTCCGGCCCGCTTACTATACCGATTACGGTTCGTGGGTCGATATCACGGCTCCCGGCGGGGATGCCTATACAGCCCAAAGCGTTATCGACAAGAAATATTATACGAACGGGATGGTGATGAGCACCATTCTTTGCGACGATACGATGGATTATCAGGACGGCCGTAAAGACGACGATTATTGGTATGGATACGGCTTTATGCAGGGCACCTCGATGGCCTGCCCGCATGTCTCGGGCGTGGCGGCGCTGGGGCTTGCCTATGCGGCCCAGAACGGTAAGAAATATACGCCTTCCGAGTTCAAAGCGCTGCTGCTGAGTTCCGTTTACGGTATCGACGACTATTTTACGGGTTCAAAAAGGGGGGACGGTGTGATTGTTCCCGATCTCTCCGTTTATAAAAACAAGATGGGCGGCGGCTGTATCGACGCTCTGAAGCTGCTGCTTGCGATCAAAGGCACGCCGGCCATTTATGTGAAGACGGGCGAGGCTGCTACGGTCGATTTTGCCCGCTATTTCGGCGGCGACAAGAGTGTCGTGGCGCTGGAGTCGGCGAAATTTGCATCGCCCTCCAACCTGGGAATCGGCTCCTCGTCGGCTGTTTTCAACGGAACGAAGATCACGTTCGAGTGCTCCAAGACGGGAACTTCGCTGCTTACGATCACCGCCAAAGCCGGCGATACGACGATCGAGCGGGAGTTCGCCATCGTTTCGCGGCCCAGCCTGGCCGGGAACGGCGGTTGGCTCTGA
- a CDS encoding lipoprotein signal peptidase — protein sequence MNFKKISLFILLLLVADQALKIWVKTHMHLDESIMVVPDWFQLRFIENNGAAFGMHIASRGGFDWGKLLLGIFRIVMVGFIGWLMYHLACKRKDTPKGVIAGLALIFAGAMGNILDSAFYGVIFSESTPYTVAQFGGHYAGFMMGKVVDMFYFPLFQWNGVPRLLRFLVDSNNYFFGAIFNLADAYISVAVVYLLLFQYKFFSK from the coding sequence ATGAATTTCAAGAAAATATCGCTGTTCATCCTGTTGCTGCTCGTCGCAGACCAGGCTCTCAAAATCTGGGTCAAGACCCACATGCACCTCGACGAATCGATCATGGTCGTGCCCGACTGGTTCCAGCTGCGGTTCATCGAAAACAACGGCGCGGCCTTCGGCATGCACATCGCCTCGCGCGGCGGCTTCGATTGGGGCAAGCTGCTGCTGGGCATCTTCCGGATCGTGATGGTCGGGTTCATCGGCTGGCTGATGTACCACCTCGCCTGCAAGCGCAAGGATACGCCCAAGGGGGTGATCGCGGGTCTCGCGCTGATCTTCGCCGGAGCCATGGGCAACATCCTCGACAGCGCCTTCTACGGAGTGATCTTCTCCGAATCGACGCCCTACACCGTGGCGCAGTTCGGGGGCCATTACGCCGGATTCATGATGGGCAAGGTGGTTGACATGTTCTATTTTCCGCTGTTCCAGTGGAATGGCGTGCCGCGCCTGCTGCGCTTCCTGGTAGACAGCAACAACTACTTTTTCGGCGCCATCTTCAATCTGGCCGACGCCTACATTTCCGTAGCCGTAGTCTATCTACTTCTGTTTCAGTACAAATTTTTCAGCAAGTAG